A genomic stretch from Malus domestica chromosome 15, GDT2T_hap1 includes:
- the LOC103401644 gene encoding uncharacterized protein: MELCASEKKGMWLGSFLEAMVVNTVLAAPNSLALLLLATGALMNDINMSPELTAVTGRFPFEEILKLEKPGAENKDASDTEDDEEDGDDEEVDDPEGDDAGDEDFSGDEGADKEGDPEDDPEANGDGGSDEEDDEDDDDDDGDDDDDEDEDGEEEEEEEEDEISEPPAKRRK; this comes from the exons ATGGAGTTGTGCGCCTCTGAGAAAAAGGGCATGTGGCTTGGCTCTTTTTTGGAAGCAATGGTGGTCAACACTGTCCTTGCTGCTCCCAACTCCCTTGCTCTGCTGCTCCTTGCG ACTGGGGCGCTGATGAATGATATCAATATGTCACCAGAATTGACTGCAGTCACTGGAAG GTTTCCTTTTGAAGAAATTCTGAAACTGGAAAAACCTGGTGCGGAAAACAAAGATGCTAGCGATacagaggatgatgaagaggatGGAGATGATGAGGAGGTGGATGACCCAGAGGGTGATGATGCAGGAGATGAGGACTTCTCAGGTGACGAGGGGGCAGATAAAGAAGGGGATCCTGAGGATGACCCTGAAGCCAATGGTGACGGAGGCAGCGATgaagaggatgatgaagatgacgacgacgatgatggtgatgatgatgatgatgaagatgaggatggagaagaagaagaggaagaagaggaggacgAGATTTCAGAGCCACCTGCCAAAAGGAGGAAGTGA
- the LOC103400052 gene encoding triphosphate tunnel metalloenzyme 3-like: MSQIPKALMELEVKLRLLDAAAHRQVTTLLAPFLVATHRQENLFFDGSKVELAARRAFLRLRFSDRSPLCAVTLKARAVLIQGVSRVEEDEEELDHSIVRACAAEPEKLMTAESRVLRRVREEFGVLGFVGLGGFRNVRDVYDWKGLKLEVDETKYDFGTCYEIECESADPEGVKVVLEDLLKENGVRYSYSEVSKFAIFRAGKLPVTE; this comes from the coding sequence ATGTCTCAAATCCCCAAAGCTCTGATGGAATTGGAGGTCAAGCTCCGGCTCCTGGACGCCGCCGCCCACCGCCAAGTCACCACCCTCCTGGCGCCATTCCTCGTCGCCACACACCGCCAGGAGAATCTCTTCTTCGACGGCTCCAAAGTCGAGCTCGCGGCGCGCCGGGCCTTCCTCCGGCTACGATTCTCCGACAGGAGCCCTCTCTGTGCCGTGACGCTCAAGGCGCGGGCAGTGCTGATCCAAGGCGTCAGCCGAGTTGAGGAGGACGAGGAGGAGCTCGACCATTCGATCGTGCGGGCCTGCGCTGCCGAGCCAGAGAAGCTGATGACGGCGGAGTCTAGGGTTCTGAGGAGGGTGAGAGAGGAATTtggggttttagggtttgtgggaTTGGGAGGGTTCAGGAATGTGAGGGATGTGTATGATTGGAAAGGCTTGAAATTGGAGGTGGATGAGACTAAGTATGATTTTGGTACTTGTTATGAGATTGAGTGTGAGAGTGCTGACCCTGAAGGAGTCAAGGTGGTGCTTGAGGACTTGTTGAAGGAAAATGGGGTTCGGTATTCTTACTCAGAAGTATCAAAGTTTGCAATTTTTCGAGCTGGGAAGCTGCCCGTAACCGAGTGA